A stretch of the Vigna radiata var. radiata cultivar VC1973A chromosome 7, Vradiata_ver6, whole genome shotgun sequence genome encodes the following:
- the LOC106767933 gene encoding acidic endochitinase-like has protein sequence ILSMKSAISVTFLCLVLLTLANGSYAGEIVIYWGQNGNEGTLSEACATGNYDYVIIAFLPTFGKGQTPMINLAGHCDPLKNECSGLSSDIKSCQAKGIKVLLSLRGDTGSHSIDASEVATYLWNNFLGGKSPSRPLGAAILDGIDFDIEGGSNKHWGDLARLLKGYYCMMAKQGKQVYITAAPQCPFPDAWIGNALTTGLFDYVWIQFYNNPPCQYTTGAISNLENAWKQWITSIPANKIFLGLPASSQAAGSGFIPSADLISQVLPAIKGSAKYGGVMLWSRYYDVQSGYSSSIKSYV, from the coding sequence ATACTGTCAATGAAATCAGCAATCTCAGTCACATTCTTGTGCTTAGTCCTGTTAACACTAGCAAATGGATCCTACGCTGGAGAAATTGTTATCTACTGGGGCCAGAATGGCAACGAGGGAACACTTAGTGAGGCTTGTGCGACAGGGAACTATGATTATGTGATCATAGCCTTTTTGCCGACCTTTGGCAAGGGCCAAACTCCCATGATTAATCTTGCTGGTCACTGTGACCCTCTTAAAAATGAGTGCAGTGGCCTTAGCTCAGACATAAAATCTTGTCAAGCCAAAGGCATCAAAGTCTTGCTGTCTTTAAGAGGAGACACTGGAAGCCACTCAATTGATGCAAGTGAAGTAGCCACATACCTTTGGAACAACTTCTTGGGTGGAAAGTCACCTTCTCGCCCTCTTGGCGCTGCTATTCTTGATGGTATTGACTTTGACATTGAAGGTGGATCAAACAAACACTGGGGTGATCTTGCCAGGCTCCTTAAAGGATATTATTGCATGATGGCCAAGCAAGGAAAGCAAGTGTACATAACTGCAGCTCCTCAGTGCCCTTTCCCTGATGCTTGGATAGGAAATGCTCTCACAACAGGTCTTTTTGACTATGTTTGGATTCAATTCTACAACAACCCTCCTTGCCAATATACTACTGGGGCAATTAGCAATCTTGAAAATGCATGGAAGCAATGGATCACAAGTATCCCTGCCAACAAAATATTCTTGGGGTTACCAGCTTCCTCACAGGCAGCAGGAAGTGGCTTCATTCCTTCTGCTGACCTCATATCTCAAGTGCTTCCAGCCATTAAGGGCTCTGCAAAGTATGGAGGTGTTATGCTGTGGTCCAGGTACTATGATGTTCAGAGTGGTTATAGTTCTTCTATTAAGAGCTATGTTTGA